The segment GCGCTATATATCTGGCCGTCTCGGAAGGATTCTTGTCGAAAGCGAAATGAGATAAAATCGAGCCGGACATAGCGATCAAACCGCTGAAAGTATCTGTAAAACGATGTAATGATTCTCTTACGTTAGCGgcattagtaaaaaaaacatcTGTTCGTAATgcgcgataaaaattatatttataaataatatatatgtagatgcCAACACATTACTTTGGCAGAATTTTGACAACGATAGCATCATGGCAGAACTGGCGCCGGTACCGTGACCAAAGGCTATTACTTTCTTCGGATTACCGCcaaagaaatgtatataatccTTCACCCAGTCAACAGCCAGTATCATGTCAAACATCCCGTTGTTTCCCGGCATTTCTGGCGTACCTGTACTCAAAAAACCTGAAAAAGATTTCGATAAAGTCTCATTTTCTTTCCTTGCTACGTATCAAAATTATGTCTAttctcagaattttttttttttcattatacctAATGTTCCCAATCTATATTGAATAGACACGACGAccattttctttttgattaaatttctcatttcATATTGACACGCTGCACCCCTTCTAAAACCACCTCCGTGAATCCATATCAATACAGGATAACCGTCACTGGTATCCGGAAGCGATGGCGTGAAGACGTTTAGAAAGAGACAATCCTCACTTCCTATAATTCTGTTGGTTCCATCATAGCTGGGCTGAGGACAAGGAGGCCCCCAAGTAGTGGCGTTATAGTCTCCTTCGAGATATACAGGCGAAGCTctctgtaaatttattttttttgtgatgTGAATATGCTATTTTAATGACAACAGTTCTATTACTTTGTGTTTCAAGGGAAGAGTAAAAATGATTAGTgtatataactaaaattatttaattttaattataattagaaatataaacatataatataatagttctgttgtatataatcaataaatagtTGATAAATCATCTTTACTGATCGAGATATAAAAGCGCAGAATTgtataaaatgaattaatgtTTACTGAATAGTACATCGATCGGTTTacgtaatatgtaaattttaacgtTTGTTCTTTATTCTACTTTTTGTACTGGATTGATAACGTATTATCATCAAGTTCATTAAATTGGGCCGTTGTAACAGCAGGATACAtcgagagataaaaaatgatattcttCATTCAATTCGATTGtgttttcgaattttttacattaataatgtaaaatatacaataataagaagCGGTCTCTTGTGCTTATATGGAAGGAAGCTATTATTATTTGCGATTGCTTGTTAATGCGACGTACACGTTTACTCGATAGgtcattgaatttaattattactcacATTGTGTTCCTATAGTATTGCAGTTTCACATAACGGTCTAGCCACATAATTATTTGCGcttgtagatatatatgttgtacgaaaaattttaatttaatatactctCTTTAcgactttatataattataattaatatcgtgctatcttttcaaattttaattctcgAATCTGCATTATTATGATACTTCGAACTTTTATTGatgaaaattgcattaatgAATAGCAATCTTTtaacagaattatttatatttaatagttgtGACATTTATTCGATGAATATAAAccaattaataaagataattatgttaaatatatgtgagtgagatatgcatacataattaataattgtatataatcttacaattatatatattttttcttacttgAAATCTGGCTTGACCTGTTGGTGGTTCTCCAAATCTGATTCCACGAAAGATGTAAAATCCTTTATCAGGATCACGATTACCGATAATACGCGCGTGTCgatcatttttattcacaaaaaCTACTGGATCGTCTTCAGGTGGCTGTGCGGCCGCGATACCACCGACAATTCTCTTTTGTCTAATCAAATCTGCATTTTTCGCATCGATTAATGAGCAAAGTAAAAGAACGAAAAACAAGCCACCACAGCCATCCATTTCGAACGCAAGAGTTGAAATGAAAGAATAACTATTGTGAGTACCTTGTCGATGTGAATAAATTAGGTGGGGATACGTTATATCAAAGTTTTCGCGTCTTTGTGctgaaaaattacttaaaagtCACTTCCTCATACGTTATTAATGTGtctgtaaattttatgtatttaacaattaagggcatttgttatttttatacgcataaataataaaaaaaaatttttatagaataactgaaaataaaacaattaattattttataataaacatgttagattttataataaaaagattattaaaataattgattttcttatatattttttacgtgtaaaaaaaattaaaataaatgacaaacTTAAAAAgtcacttatatatatatatatacattatttatattatttatatatacatataatatttataacttatattttttatttattacaatctatatttatcacaatctaatttgtaaaaatatattatcgaaatataatatatatcaaaatgtataaatttattttcaaatttattattcaaatattgtttttatatgcaCGAGCaggagatttaaaatttaaatgtcattTCTTGGCGGGTAGATTGCACGATCAAGAATGCGTTCATAAACCTTACCTGTGGATTAGTGTAGTATTGATCAATCAGAATAAAGAATCCGTGCTCCGTTtgtcctgattggtcaattaaaTCCGGTGAGGTTTCCGAACGCACTTCAAGCGAAGGATCCAATCATGACAGATCAGCTACCACCACCAGCCGACGATAGTCGACTTCCGCTTTCCCTTTTCTCTATTTGATGTCGGCTCTTTTGGTACGTGTGTGAGTTTTCGCTGGCGTAGAATATCCACTTTAATTTGCACGTATGAAACGAATCcattgaaagaaattaaaaattacgttCTCTTTGCTATACGTGCGTAAgatgttttcaatattttcgcgAATAGGGAGACattacatttgtatttatgAGCGTCACTTTGAGGTTAACATGCGCCAGCTGAAACATATAACGTGACACGATAGTGTTTTATGTGTATCGCATAATACCGTATTATGCATGATATCGTGATTTCTTTTCAGATTTTGAGTCATGGGTCGAGTAATTCGTGCACAGCGTAAAGGTGCGGGATCTGTCTTCCGATCTCACACCAAGAGGAGGAAGGGAGCACCAAAACTTCGCTCTCTAGACTACTCTGAAAGACATGGATTTATCAAGGGTGTTGTAAAAGTCTGTAACAATTCcctattttactataaaataattctagaaTAACTGTAATGAGATATATTAAGTTGACTTTATGGACTTGGTTCAGTTTACTATGAATTACTCAAGCTTGTATTTATGATGATATTCATATGTATCTACATCTGATTGAAAGATGAAATGATGTTAAATCAGAGGCTCTTCCTgaggatatattttttccattttaaaaatgtttttttaattgtataaatttttaaaatttattgcttttcTTTGTTATTAGGATATTATTCATGATCCTGGTCGCGGCGCACCATTAGCGGTGGTACATTTCCGTGACCCTTATAAATTCAAAACCcgtaaagaattatttattgcaccAGAGGGAATGTACACTGGCCAATTTTTGTATTGTGGAAAGAaaggtataataatttttacaacaaataacattaaataatgatcTAATGTTTTGCCTATAGTAATcattatatctcttatttataaaaacttattgcatattaattttctcatatttcttCCTGAATTTTTCAGCCAATCTTCAAATTGGAAATGTAATGCCAGTTGGTATGATGCCTGAAGGTACTATTGTCTGTAATTTAGAAGAGAAGACTGGCGATAGAGGTCGATTGGCCAGAGCTTCTGGCAATTATGCTACAGTGATAACTCATAATCCTGACACTAAGAAAACTAGAGTTAAATTACCTTCCGGTGCGAAGAAAGTCATTCCCTCTAACAACAGGGCAATGGTTGGAATTGTCGCTGGTGGTGGACGTATAGACAAGCCGATACTGAAAGCAGGCAGAGCATATCACAAATACAAGGCGAAGAGGAATTGCTGGCCTAAggtatacttttttattttatccattttCATCGCtaatataatagcaaaatctaattttttctcaatgaTGCTAATTATGACATTTGAAACCTGAAGAATTTCAtgtagacattttttttgaCTGAACAATATAAACTTGCTTTTAcacttataattaaagtttgtatattttgtcTGAGATGTTTTGAATGCTTTTAGGTTCGTGGTGTTGCTATGAATCCCGTGGAACATCCTCACGGTGGTGGTAACCATCAACACATTGGTAAGGCGTCTACCGTCAAGCGTGGAACCAGTGCTGGTCGTAAGATCGGTCTCATTGCTGCTCGTCGTACTGGACGAATCAGAGGAGGCAAGACCGATACGAAGAAGGACGATTAGATATGAACTGATAATTTTGTCAcacatgtacaataaaaaaaaaagaaaatatttacaaaaccATATTTCTCGCACACTCGAAGAAACCTTACGAATTCTAAACAGTTTAGGAAATCGCGGTTGAATACAAAACTGAAGTTGAAAATCATTGGactctttgaaaaattaaattttcctaatataactaaatttattaattaaattataattttctcaaacatattaagtttaatatttttataattttaattttgaatttgcaGATATTAATGATgcaattttttcttgaattaattaaagagagttttgcttttttttatatttatatctttgaaatttaataaaatctttggtattttgtaaattattaatatatgacaatagaaatttatagaaatgaaATCTATAGTAATACatgaatttaaatgtatattttgatataataatgggaggggggggggaatattaaaatatatagatcttttttttctctctccaaTGTTGATGGTAAtctttatctatattaaaaaaacattctagTATCTTcatgctataaaaaaaaaagattgtgtAAAGTCCCGATTTCAGATTCTTAATTACAGCATCGaaagcataattaatttatatctttaacaaGATCAGtaattattaacttaatttcctctatacatatatatatatatatatatatatatatatatatatatacgatataaatatatatatatatatataataaataatatatttctgtatatctacatatatagatatttattgaaCATCAGGATAATAATCGAGACATTTTCTCCCGGATATTTCCCGTCTGCTTATTACTTTGATATCCGGCGGAAGCGCCACTAGCCACTATTTCTGCCAATTTGCCACCATTTTGCTAGCTCGTGTCTCGGCCATTTTTGTTGCGTCGACGTCAGTGTGCGGCCAGGGGCCTCTCGCGCTTTCCTCTCGTGAAGTTTAGCCAGTTATCTCCGGAATTCCTCCGCATCGCGTGTATCGAGGGACTGATCCGACACGTGCCGTTCTTCGGTTAATCGATATAAAAGGTCGGCCATCACGAAATTGTTGGCGAGCGTAAATCTCAAGTCCGCGAGACAACAAAGACAGAGGCAGCGCGTTAGGGACGCGTCCGGGAACTTTTTCGGCTCAAGTGaggcgtgtgtgtgtgtgttagaGAGAGGTCGAGAGCTAAAAGGGCTTCAAGCGACAGAGCTGCGAAAACTACGCACCGAGGCAGAGTAATATGAGTAATGCAGCCAACCAGAATGGATCAGGTCTAGAGCAGCAGGTAAAGAACAGGACAGGAAAAGAGAACGTGTCGCGCCGCTTCCGCGCGAGTCCTTTTTCCTTCCTctccattttttttcctctctcattTTTTGCGTCTCCATGGCGTCTCCCCTAACGCGATCTCCGTTTTGTCCTTTCCGTGAAAATGTTTACATAAAATGCCTATTCTTGGAGAAAAATATACACGGAGAGAGAATTTCCTTTATCCGATCGAAGAAATGGCCCTTCGCCACGAGCATGATGGGCTATCGTCACTCGGACAGTTCGTGACGTACGCTACGTATAATGGCGGCAAGAGATTCCTGGAACAGCATGCCTTGTGTCATGACGGAATTCGtgttctttgtatttttttaacggCCGTTAATTCCAGTGATTAGATCGTGAGTTATGCGTAAACGGtcgattcatttttttttctttttttttttcttttttttttttttttttggcaatACCCATTGAAGAAAATGAGTCATCGTTCGGATGACTGTTGCGTGCATTTTAATACTTGATATTATACTTgcgatgatataaaatatttagcttGAGTCTTTCTGTCTTTAGTTAGCTGGTCTGGACTTGCAGGGCTCCCGCCAGGGTCGCTACGTACCACCGCATCTTCGTTATAAAACTGCAAGTCAGTATTAAAATTCTCTAAACACctaatttttaagttaaattaatgagaaaatatttgtatctttgttaacaaatattacttatttattgcTCATGATACCTATAacaaaatactaaataaattataacataataaattaataagaaagattGAGTCACAGCTGATAAAAGTATTTTGGTCAGTCTAGTGTCTTGATCTCCTAATTTATCAATTCAGTTAAAATAAGctctctttaaaatttataaagaggaAACAAAAGGCAGACAATATGGCAGTCTGTCTCTatccaataaataatatctcttgTTACAAACAATACCGTGAGAagtacaaaaaatgaaaatttcatgGTGATGTACAATTAGTGGATATTTAGTAGCAGATGTTTTAGTTCTATTTTTTGAGCCATCTTCAGTGCATgtagtataaatatagtataaacaACACAAGATTACAATAAAAGTCAAATACAGGGTCAAATTAATAGTCGAGGATTAAAAACCTTTTTAGAGGTCCATTGCAATAATAGGTTCTTGatagtgttatttttttcacatgttCCTTGCTAATTAATTGGTTAGGAGAAATGTTACACGTGgcattttttcattatcataTTACAATATTGATAACGAAATGATTACAAAGATTTTTCTAATCGGTGTAACAAGAGAATGTAATGTAGTCTGGATAGTCATCTTGACGATGTGACAGTTGAAGAGTAAAATGAACCTATTATTGCAATGGACCtcttaaaaaagtttttaatcgtTGACTATTAATTTGACTCTGTATttgacttttattataatcttgcattgtttatacaatatttatactacATGCACTGAAAATAGCTTGAGAAATCGAGCTGAAACGTCCGCTATTAAATATCCATTAAAACATCAcagaattttcattttttgtactTCTCACAGTATTGTGTGTAACAAGAGATGTTATTtgtttagattaaaatattaaattagagttttatatttaaaaattgctcaGCTCTCTACACCTTTTGTTTCCtccttattaatttatcaaataaaaatactttattattatagaacaAAGATGattagatatttatgtaaattaattctttttcaggTAGTCCACCTTCGGATTTAAATTACTCTTCCAACCCAAGACCGTTTGGCGACAGAGATAGAGGTGGAGATCGCGACCGAGAAAGGGATCGAGAAAGGGGTAGAGGAGGCGGTTATCGAGACTCGCGAAGTCCTCGCGATATCGATTTCGCGAACTTTGGGAGCTTCGGCGGGCGCAATAGGCGCAGTCAAGAAAATGGAAGGGATTTCAGATATTCCAATTCTGAGCGCGATCGACCAATTAGTGGTAATGATCGCTGGCAGGAGCCTAGTAGAAATGATCGCTGGCAAGAGAATAGAAATGAGAGGATGGGTAGTGGAAGATGGGACGATAGAGGCGGCAGAAGCGGCGGAAGAGGCGAGGTCGACTGGACGATTCCGACTGGCAGGGATGAACGATTGGAGATGGAGCTGTTTGGTACTGGCAATACTGGGATTAATTTTAGCAAATACGAGGATATCCCAGTTGAGGCTACTGGAGAAAACATACCGCCACACATCACATctgtaagtataatatatgaagGATGCATCTTGGTATACATTGCTTTTTCTAACAAGTTCTAATTTGATCGCTTTCTAATTTTCAGTTTGATGAGGTTAAGCTGacagagataataaaaaatagcatcACCTTGGCAGGATATGACAAGCCTACACCAGTGCAGAAATACGCGATACCGATTATCATCGGACGCCGTGACGTGATGGCCTGCGCTCAAACTGGGTCCGGTAAAACAGCGGCCTTTCTAGTGCCAATATTGAATCAGATTTACGAGAGCGGGCCGCGACCGCCACCAGCGCAGGCGAATTCTTCTGGTAGACGTAAACAGTATCCATTGGGTCTAGTATTGGCCCCTACGAGAGAACTCGCTACACAGATATACGACGAAGCGCGGAAATTCGCGTACCGATCGCGTATGCGTCCCGCGGTCGTATATGGTGGTTCCAACATAGTAGACCAAATGCGCGAATTAGATCGCGGTTGCCATTTACTTGTGGCGACACCAGGACGTCTAGTAGATATGTTGGGACGCGGTAAAATCGGCTTACATAATTGCCGGTaagacataataaaataacgattGATTTAAGAATGATTATGATTATATCTTATctttatttgttattcttatttttcagatatttagtTCTGGACGAGGCAGATCGCATGCTGGACATGGGTTTCGAGCCACAAATAAGACGTATCGTCCAAGAAGACAACATGCCGCCGACCGGAGAGAGGCAGACTCTCATGTTCTCTGCTACTTTTCCAAAAGAGATTCAGATGCTGGCCAGAGATTTTCTTAGCAACTACATTTTCTTGGCGGTTGGTCGAGTAGGTTCAACCTCCGAGAATATCACGCAGAAGATTGTTTGGGTGGAGGAACATGACAAACGTTCATACTTGCTTGATTTATTACAAGCTAGCAATTTTACGGACCCTTGTGAGTTGTAGTATTCAATtacga is part of the Anoplolepis gracilipes chromosome 2, ASM4749672v1, whole genome shotgun sequence genome and harbors:
- the Bel gene encoding putative ATP-dependent RNA helicase Pl10, translated to MSNAANQNGSGLEQQLAGLDLQGSRQGRYVPPHLRYKTASSPPSDLNYSSNPRPFGDRDRGGDRDRERDRERGRGGGYRDSRSPRDIDFANFGSFGGRNRRSQENGRDFRYSNSERDRPISGNDRWQEPSRNDRWQENRNERMGSGRWDDRGGRSGGRGEVDWTIPTGRDERLEMELFGTGNTGINFSKYEDIPVEATGENIPPHITSFDEVKLTEIIKNSITLAGYDKPTPVQKYAIPIIIGRRDVMACAQTGSGKTAAFLVPILNQIYESGPRPPPAQANSSGRRKQYPLGLVLAPTRELATQIYDEARKFAYRSRMRPAVVYGGSNIVDQMRELDRGCHLLVATPGRLVDMLGRGKIGLHNCRYLVLDEADRMLDMGFEPQIRRIVQEDNMPPTGERQTLMFSATFPKEIQMLARDFLSNYIFLAVGRVGSTSENITQKIVWVEEHDKRSYLLDLLQASNFTDPSAESLTLVFVETKKGADMLEEYLASMGYPVTSIHGDRTQREREEALRRFRAGKAPILVATAVAARGLDIPHVKHVINFDLPGDVEEYVHRIGRTGRMGNLGLATSFFNHKNHNLVRDLVSLLIEANQELPPWLDDMYTEARYSGGASRRPAGGGGGGGTKGRFSGGGFGARDYRQQPSSGPGRSNGPSRPGGYGGGYSSYGGNYNNSSYNNSTNNGNSGPDWWGGWDK
- the Rpl8 gene encoding large ribosomal subunit protein uL2; the encoded protein is MGRVIRAQRKGAGSVFRSHTKRRKGAPKLRSLDYSERHGFIKGVVKDIIHDPGRGAPLAVVHFRDPYKFKTRKELFIAPEGMYTGQFLYCGKKANLQIGNVMPVGMMPEGTIVCNLEEKTGDRGRLARASGNYATVITHNPDTKKTRVKLPSGAKKVIPSNNRAMVGIVAGGGRIDKPILKAGRAYHKYKAKRNCWPKVRGVAMNPVEHPHGGGNHQHIGKASTVKRGTSAGRKIGLIAARRTGRIRGGKTDTKKDD